The Heptranchias perlo isolate sHepPer1 chromosome 18, sHepPer1.hap1, whole genome shotgun sequence genomic interval attAGTTAAAATTGTTCCAGCAAAGCGCCAcagagactcgatgggctgaatggcttccttttgtgctgtaaccatctatGGTTCTATGCGTCCACCTGAACAGAGAGACAGGCTGCaatttaacgtcttatccaaaaagAAAATGGCCACCTCCCAgtccactgaagtgtcagcccagttcatgtgctcgagtcctggagaggggcttgaacccgtgaccttctgaccccagagtgctaccaactgagccaagctgtcatGTGCAGGTCTGGACAAATCGATATTGATCAGCACAAAGGGAGCAGCTGTTTTCAGAAAGTGTTCTTAACACTTGAGATTTGTGATTATTTATATGTATCACTTTAATGTGATTTGATTACGAGGAAACTTGCTTCAGTATATTCAGTAGTTTTTCACCCTTTCCATTTGTAATAGTCTTTTCTGAACTCTTGACCTTTGACTGAAACACTCTTATTGGCCCATCTTTTAttatatttaaaacaaaataaatatatatattatttgAATTGTTTTGAAGATGTCTTCGCATGCATTTCGTAATGGAAGTGGctagagactgagagtgaggggCTCCCTCCCAGTCCCATTGAGAAGGTGTGTCCTAGGCACAAGAAAGAAGAGTAGAAAAATAAATGACGGCAGAATAATCCAGTCTCTGATTCTTTCTTCTACATggttattggggggggggagaaggggaggtgggaAGAAGTGTCTAGacgtgatgctccagccatcatggtgtgtggggcaggcttgatggaccagctagtcttttcctgcccgtcaattttgtatgtttactGCTGCTTTTCTTGTGTGGTACTAGTGATGCGCCGTAATCACCCCCTCGCCTATAGCAGAGGCCCTGGTTGTCAGTCTGTTTGGATGAATTGGGCGGCTCACCGCTGGTATTCTGAGCTGCTCCGATACACTGAGCTACTAAGTGGGTGCAGCCAAAGTTTGAATCCAGAGGGAACCCTGGGTGGCAGTGCCAAGGGTCAGATATGATCCTGGTGTACGAGTCAGGCTGCGTGACTTTACTTGCTTTGCTTGTGCCAGTGCCCATTATAGGCACAGCTGCTGCTAAAGAACGGAGTGAAAAATTTAAAcgtttgttgggggggtggggggataactTTAACCTAACTTCACCGGGGAGTAAAATCGGGCGTGCGGCCTGATCCCCTTAGTTCCCCGCCGGGTGGGTTAGGTCAAAATGACCCCattaatatttgtaaacaattttacaacaccaagttatagtccaacaattttattttaaaatccacaagctttcggaggcttcctcattAATATTATGTGTGGTTTAACTTCCACCCCCTGAAATTTTTGTTACCGTTGTGTCGTGGATGCACTGAGTGTGATGGAGGCAGCGTGACGTGGGGGAAAGGCAATAAAGCTGATTGTAATATAGGGCCTGAACCATATAGGGTCTAAACTATTACTGCATCAAGTGACTGGTACATAACCATGcatgcgcgcgtgtgtgtgtatgattgcacgtgtgtgtgtttgtgcgtgtgtgcgcgcgcgcgtgtgtatgattgcacgtgtgtgtgtttgtgcgtgtgtgcgcgcgtgtgtgtgtatgattgcacgtgtgtgtgtttgtgcgtgtgtgcgcgcgcgtgtgtgATTGCACGtgttgtgtgtttgtgcgtgtgtgcacgcgtgtgtgtgtgtatgattgcacgtgtgcgtgtgtgtgcgcgcgtgtgtgtgtatgattgcacgtgtgtgtgtttgtgcgtgtgtgcaCGTGCGTGTTTCTTCTGCCATCAGATCACTGGGAAATAATCTATACCCTGTAGTATTGTCACCAAGAGTTCAGTAAAGTATAATGGTGTTGGCGGAGGGTGAAAGTTTTGCACTGTGTCCCCTTTTGAAGTGTGAGAAACAACTGCCAGACTGTTACAAATCTTGCCTTTCCACACATGGGTTGTGTCTGGAGACAGCATTTTGAGCTAATAAAAGGGCCAATTACCAGAGGACTGTCACCAGTAGATGGAACCACTTCAGGCAATgaattagggaattcaggagaaacttctttacccagagagtggttagaatgtggaactcgctcccacaaggagtagttgagacaaataacacagatgcatttaaggggaagctcgataagcacatgagggagaaaggaatagaaggatatgctgataaggttagatgaagtagggagggaggagtgtgaataccggcatagactggttgggccgaatggcctgtttctgtgctgtaaattcgatgtaattcttgaGGTGATTTTCTTTTCCCCGTGTCCAATCTCTGATTCTGCAGGTGGGCAGTCGTTCTTTAGTCGGAAGGATTCCATACGAACCATCTACACGTCCCTCCATAACGAGCTGCGCAAGTTGGTCACCACTGGGCGGAACTCGGCGGCTGGGACCTCCCCCCACCTGGAAGAGCTCGTCTCCCACCTCTCCGAGCAGCTTTGCTTCTTCATTCAGGCCCGAATGGAGATTGCCGACTTCTACGAGAAGATGTATTCCCTCAGCACGCAGAAGTCCATCCATTCAGTGGAGGTGGTGCACGCGCTGGAGTCTGTTCTGCAGAAATATAGCTCCAGGTCAGTGTTAGGTCCAGGCCTGTTTGAAGATGACAGGCCATGAACTGAATAACAAAGGAAAACCACAAGTGCTTAATCCTTTAGCAGCAGCAGCGTTTTACCCACTGTATCGAGAAAAGTAatagagagacttgcatttatatcacgcctttcaccacctcagggcgtcccaaagcgctttacagtcagtgaagtacttttgaagtgtagtcactgctgtaatgtaggaaatgaaatTTTCCTTTTTCCTCCAGGCACTTTAGAGCCTGGTTCCACGTGGCCAGAGCCTGACGTACCCTCTTCGACTTTAACGGTCAGATAAGCACTTGTtccataaacagcaaaacattttCCAGCCCTGGTACTTTGTCATGGTCGCTGTCAGTTTAAACTGATTTCTTaactgctgttaggtagagagttccaggatattaacccagtgacgatgaaggaaccgccGATGtacgtccaagtcgggatggtgtgcgacctggaggggatggtgttcccatgcacctgctgccctcgtccttccagGTGATGGAGgggctgccgaagaagccttggcaaattgctgcagcgcaccctgtaaatagtacacaccgcagccatggtacgccggtggtggaggtgggGTAGACGTGAGTGATCTGCGGGGCATCTTCTGCTGACTGCATCGCTCCAAATTGAAACTGGCCCCGGTGAGTGTTACAGCTCCGCTCGCTGCCTCAGGTTCCAGTTATAAAGCACGGATCGAATATTAAATATATCGGCACCAATTCAATCTGAATGCTCGAGAACCAGTGATCTATCCGCACACCATCCATTGGCGAAGGACTGGCTGTCACGTGATGCACTGCTGAGGCATTGGTTCTGCTTCGGTCAGTAATGAAAGTTACCTCTAAAATTTGATTCAGTAATGAGTTCCTAATTTTGACATCAAAAAAAGCCAGGCAGTATTAATGTGTACAAGGTAGGTACAGCATAGAATTACCAggaccagagtgatctcctggactagtttccatcacataagtgggggggggggtcggagaggaatttcccagattccccccccccaccaaaccggggtttttaatctggttttgcgcctctcccaggaggtcacgtggtttcgggtggggtggggagtgtatatatggtgatgcacaaggcatcacaaaTTGTGtcggacaggctggatggatcagAGGGCCTTTGTTCGTATATGTTCTGCTTTAGACAGGCTGTAATGTCAGAATGTGCACTGGTACAGGTTCTGATAACTGCATCACAATTCAACACTTTAATTGGACTCGCTGCTTAACCTTTTGCTATTTTGTAATGTGCATATTTTAGAGATTGCTTTGCTCCTAGATTTGAATGGAAGGAGGTATACAATAAGGTTTGTTTAAATGtacttttatattttaaaagcaCTGAACCATGGAATGGCCCATTACAGTCACGGATCATGATGTGATGGTATCTTGAAGTAGAACTTAAGTGTTGtaaggtattttgcttttgtagtaTTCTCGGAGCAGAATGCCTTTCAGCAGCACCCCTGTCTATTATAAAACATAACCAGATCTGAAAATGAATTGATATCCCTGATAGTGCAAGCTGTATTGTGAAATGTGCTGAATTGTGCAACATTTATTTACCAAATTATGATTGTTCCTCCCAGAGAGTTAAGGTATCTCTCACATTAAAGCCTTTTCTGAATCTCTTTCTTCCTtaggtgtcagttgtggctcagtggtagcactcttgcctctgagtcagaaagtcatgggttcaagtcccactccagacacttgagcacattatctaggctgacactccagtgcagtactgagggagcgctgcactgtcggaggtgccgtcttttggatgagacgttaaactgagaccttgtcagccctctcaggtggttgtaaaagatcccatcgcactatttcaaagaacaacaggggagttctccctcgtgtcctggcccatatttatccttcaaccaaaatctccaaaacagattatctggtcattatcacgttgctgtttgagggagcttgctgtacgcaaaatggctgccacgtttcttggAGGATGCcaagtatgtgacttggaggtgatgaaatagtgccatgggatcttttacgtccacctgagagggcaggcgaggCCTCGGTTCAACTTCTCCCCCGACAGATGgctcctccggcagtgcagcactccctcagtactgcactgaagtgtcaaccttgattttgtgctcaggtctctggggtggggcttgaacccacgaccttctgactcagggagtgctgccaactgagccacggccaaCATTTCTAGTGGCCCATTTGATATTCAAGAGAGCAGCCAAATACAAATGTCAGTCGAGGCTAAGATTTGAACTCGTGGCTACCTGGTGGGGTTTGCAAATCTGACTGACTGAGTTACTTGTCCACCTGTTTGTTTGTTGCATAGGGAGGTTATCCCAACAATGCAGAGCCCCAGGGGGTTAAACCATAAGGGGTTTTAAGCGTGTTCTTCTTTATTTCCTTAGGTTCCACCACCCCATCCTCAGCCCGTTGGAAAGTAGCTTCCAGCTGGAGGTGGACGTCCTAACTCAACTGTTGAAGGCTCAGGCTGAGATCAGTGAATGGAAGTTCCTCCCCTCACTGCTGAACCTGCACAGCGCCCACTCCAAGCTGCACACCTGGGGGCAGACCTTCGAGAAGCAGCGGGAGACCAGGAAGCACCTGTTCGGGGGCCAGACCCAGAAGGCCTTTCAGCCGCCCCACCTCTTCCTCTGGCTGACGAAGCTGAAGACCACCCTGCTGGCCAAGTTCAGCTTCTACTTCCACGAGGCGCTGAGCCGCCAGACCGCCCCGTCGGAAATGAAGGCCCTGACCGCCAAGACCAACCCGGACTACTGCGGCAAGGTCTCCAGCTTCATCCGCAAGTACGACGCCGAGAACGTCTCTTTGATCTTCGACAATCGGGGGTTGGAGAGCTTTCAGGGGCACGGGTACCACCACCCGCATTCGTACCGGGAAGCCCCCAAGGGGGTGGATCAGTACCCGGCCGTTGTTTCGTTGCCCTCCGACCGGCCGTTGATACACTGGCCCAACGTCATCATGATCATGACTGACCGCGCGACGGAGCTGAACACTTTGGACAAAGTGGTCCATTTCTACGACGACAAGGTTCAGAGCACGTACTTCCTGACGCGCCCGGAACCGCAGTTCACCATCGTCGTGATCTTTGACTCCAGGAAGTCGGAGAAGGATTCCcactttctctccttcctcaacGAGCTCTCCAGCTCCCTGAAGAACTCCAAACCCTTTGCGAGCCTGAAGCCGGGTTCGAAGGGCTGACTGCTCGGCCGTAAGTAAGTCTGCATCGTAAAGACGCATCGCCACCGATGAGGAAAAGGGCGGCAGGAGGCAGCAGAAACGTTCTGCTGGCAAAGAAGTGCAGAGTGCGCACCGTACTTGGTTCGTTTCGCCATCCATTACTGTGGGGAAATTGGGACTCCAATAATCGCTTTGTGACTGTGGGATGTTTGAGTCTGTTAACTGCTATGCTAAGAACTGCACAAACTGTTCTTTACCAAGTGTGGTTGTTTTCGTTTTAATGCTAATGCCCGTTGACATAAAGGCTCTGTTTTCTCAAAACAACTtataaatatgaaataaaaacacttGAGTTTGATGCAAAGAAATTAGCTCTAATTCTAATTGCTATTGGAAAAGCAAATAGGATGTATTGCCAGAACAATTAAATACAAAACAGGAAATACTGTTCTTTCTCTGTACTAggtctcacctggaatactgtatcatgttttggtcccctcacatgttgGGTGATTATAGCGGCCTTGGGAAAGATTTGGAGGAGGGCCTGTGGGTTGATACCTAGTTTAAAGTTATCACGATAGGATTAGAGAGCTGAGACTATTCTAGAAAAGCATAGACTTCAAGGAGATTTAAAAATATTGAAAGGATTAGATTTTGTCTGTGTGGATAGACTATTCAAGCTGGACAGGTTAGGGAGGGccaggggtgaggtgggggggacaTTGGGAGATATCACTGaggtctcctggaacttgttagATTGCCTtagagagtcagagaggaatttcccagtgtTTTTTACCCTCAAAATTGGCCCAaagctttttctcttttttttgcctcttccaggagattgtGTGTCTGGTGGTGGGGGATGTTGTGTAAAAATCGCCCCATGATAGTATAGAACAAACTCAatcgaccagctggtcttttcctgtccttcgaTTTCAtagcataacaacaacttgcatttatatagcgccttaaacgtagtaaaacgtcccccggGGGGgattcacaagagcgttatcaaacaaaattttgacaccgagacataaaacgagatattaggacaggtgaccaaaagcttggtcaaagaggtagattttaaggagcgtcttaaaggaggagagagaggtggagaggtttagggagagaattccagagcttaggacctaggcagttgaaggcacggccgccaatggtggagcgatgaaaatcggggatgcgcaagaggcaagaattggaggagcgcagagatatcggagggttgtagggctggaggaggttacagagatacggagggatttgaaacataACATATATATTCTGCTGTTGGTTTATTATGATTTGTATAATAAAAAGTGAGCATAAAGGAACCAGTAGTAGTGTGAATAGCTTTTATATACATTTACCAGTATAAATTACATTTTTGGACAGAAGCATTCAGAGGGGACATCATatgatttttaaaaggtgaatgtgtgtgggggagcCTGACAGTGCTGTGTATTGCTGCTGGTAGAATGCAGGTCTGTACCTGTCACTTCCTCACGCAATGGCTTTCTGACCTCAGCCTAGCTGTCTGGGTACACTTCTGGTGATAGCACAGCTTTCGCACAGTTGCTAGTGACCAGTTCAAGTGGCATTGATTGAGATCTCGGAGCAAGATACTGCAAAAAGTGTGCCTAGGGAGGAGGCTACAataatgacttggacatatataccaccgttccttcattgttgctgggtcaaaatcctggaactccgtacccCTGactgcattgtgggagcaccttcaccccacggactgcagcggttgaagaaggcggcccaccaccaccaccttctcggggcaactaaggacgggcaataaatgccagccttgccattgACGCTCATATCCCAGGAATTGATATAAAGAAAAAATTAGCACATTGTGCCACTGAGGCAGAGTGCGATGTACTAGGGAGCGACACTCTGTGCAGCTGCACCCTGGAGCAATGGGACATGGTTTGTTCTGTCCTCTACGCACTCAGCTCCTGATCTCGGTTATGTCGCCAGGGCCCAGCAGAGGCCAAGCACTTTCCCCAAGAGAAAGATATGGAAAATCGGAGGCAAagctttctctgggctgctcttgTGCATCTTCTAGAAACtctacacatgagggagaaaggaataaaaggttctgatagggttagatgaagaggggtgggaggaggcgcgtgtgaagtataaacgccggcatggaccatttgggctgaatggcctgcttctctgctgtacattctatgtaatcatgTGACAATGTCTAATGGTATGCCAGCACCTTTTATATCTCCCCATGGATCGGCTTCCTTCAACTGAGAACCTGTCAAGTTTTGATTTAATACTCCAGGCATTTAgggacgtaggaacaggaggaggccattcagcccctcgagccattcaatgagatcatggctgatctgtatcccaactccgTTTCCACGccatggctccatatcccttaataccctcggctagcatcaatcacaggtttaaaattattaattgagcatctgcagccttttgtgggagagtgttccacacttctaccaccctttgcatgaagaagtgtttcccaacttctctcctgaatggcccggCTCTGATCTTAAGGTtccgtccccttgtcctagacttccccaccagtggaaatcgtttctctctatcgaccccgtcaattcctttcaaaatcctaaaaacctcaatcaaataccCCTTAACAATgtctattccagggaatacaagcctagtttatgtaatctctccttataatttaacccttggagccctggtagcattctagtgaatttgtgctgcactccttccaaggccaaaagATCCtaaggtgcggagcccagaactgtacacagtgctcccgatgtggtctaaccagggctttgtatagttgtggcaaaacttcctcccctttgtattctagccttctagatataaaggctaacattccattagtatTTTTGAACCTGACCATaacattttagtgatttgtgtatatggaccctaaatctctttggacctccattgttcctagtttgtcacctttttaaaaaatactcagatcgatcctcttttggtccaaaatggatgacctcacacttaacctgcattgaaatccatctgccacagttttgcccactcatttaatttaTCAATGTACGTATGTACGTACAGACGAAgtaagagcaggagaaggccattcggcccctcgagcctgctctgccatttgacaagatcatggctgatctgattgtgacctcaaccctactttcccgtcgacCTACAAtagcctttgactcccttgttaatcaggaatctatctaactcagccttaaaaatatttgtaattttatgctcccgcctacactacttactgtgccactgatctttgtgtcatcggcaaacttggtgCCTGCTGTAtttaaaacccagaatcccatttgtcCTTGTTTTTGGTTCCCCCCCACCTGTAATCATGATTTTAGACATCGATGTGCTGtactaaatctctctgttccttcactccATTGAGAATTTTACTTTTTAGCTTATGTTTTAATttgctgttcactttccaataatATACTACTTCATATTTCTCTACCTATTACAAGTTTGTAGTTCTGTCAAATAATTTATTAGCACTCGGATTATCTATTCTTAGAATCTTGACTAATGTTTTCCTGAGCATTTCTTTCTCCTGTGTaaacattctccacttccttAGCGTCTCCTCATAGCTCATGTGGCTGCTTCCTGTTATTATTGGTTTAATTGCCATCCAACTCCCTCAATCTTTCCAAATCCTTTTGTATTTGGTCCACTTGTTCCCTGTTGTTTTGTAACCCCCCCTCCAACACAAGTtttctatcatcagcaaacctaAGCAGCTTTTTTTCTTTCCCCACTTCCAATGTAAACGATAATGGTCTTATCACTGACCCCTGAGGCACCCCGACTAATCACCTTCTGTTCTGACGCAGCTGCACATATCACGACCACCTTGCTTCCTCTGACACGGACGTGTTTCTGATCAGAAGCTGCCCCCACATTCTATGCTTTCCAACCTTGTGAACCAATCTTCTACACAACGCTGTGACAAAAGCATTGCTAAAATCTCAATCCATAACCTCTGCTGAGGTTCTCTTATCCAGGTCTTGGAAGAAGTAAATCGGACTTGTCCAATATGCCAGCCCCCCCTCCCATCAAACCGTGCTCACTCCCTCTTATAATTCCATTAATTATCTTTGTGTACATAAGAAGAgtcgctgcacttcaaaagtaacccattggttgtaaagagctttgggacatcctgaggaagtgaaaggcgctatataaatgcaagtcctcccTTGCTTCCTTCCGTCCATCTCCATCAGGGCGCCCTTTAATGTTTTGCCCATCAGGTAGACCGTTGTAAACTATGCCCCTTTTTATAAATTGGCATTAGGTTCACCATTCCTCAGCCCTCGGAGAGGAgctcattttgtttttgttttcataCACTGATCATCTGGCACATTATACCACAAAAATTGTATTTTCTCCATGTCCCATTCTTCGGACTGTGGAATTTGTGCCAATTAATATTGAATGCTTTCGTGAATGTGACTTGCTGGAAACCATACTTGTATACGTTTCCTGAGTTCAAACAAcgccttgcatttatttagtgcctttaaatTTAGTAAATGTCCCCAGTCACTTCTCGGAGAAGAAATACATGCCAAGCAGCAGAAGAGTTAGGGGAGATAACCTCAGGCGCGGCTGAAGCGATAGGTTTGGCGAGACTTTTGAAGGAGGGGATCCTGATATAGGTTAGGTAGGGAGTGAGGCACATCCTACAAGCTAAGTGAGTATTGATAGCTGAGGAGGAAACCAGGTAAACTGGGAGGAATGAAATCACGGCATGTATTGGATATGAGCAAGCTTCAGGACAAAACCGTGCGGTATTAAGGTATATGCGTAGTGTGAAGTTATCTCAAATACATGACCTATATAAAACAATACAACAGTACAGTACACTATACCTGAGGCTGTGGCCCTGTATTCAGATGGAAATGTGTACTGTTTAACTGGAACCTGGATTTTGTATATATTTATGTGTAGCTCAGCCCTTCTGAATTCTTCTGTTTTAAAGAAAGCAAGTTGCAGTGCAGAATGTAGAGAAATCCATGGCATGTGAAAGGCCTGAATGAACCTGAAGTCCATCAAAAGTCAGAATAAAAATACTTCCGGGTCGTCTTAAATCTTTCCTTTCCCATTTCAGCTTCACTCAGATGTCTACGTAGCTGTACTGAAGTCAGACTGAGGCGAGCTGGCCATTGGAGTTCCCTGTACTTCTAATGCTCTATTTTAGTGGAATCTCTTCTTTAAATATTGTCAATCAacaaataaaatcatagaaattacaacacataaGGAGGGGCCCATGGTGGGACTGGCTCGTGCATGGGCTCTGTCTGCCCCAATCTCACTTCCCTGCATCCTTTCATATTTTTTCcatttcaaatacttattcagttgtcttttaaatgatgttacggTCTCtgtctcaatagccacttgtggtaaagcattccatatttCAATAACCCTCTGTATGAAAAGATAGTCTTTCAACTGCCTTCATTCTTCTAATCCTGAGTCTCTGCTCCCTTGTCACTGTTTCACCAACCAGTAG includes:
- the kics2 gene encoding KICSTOR subunit 2, which translates into the protein MSEAQPQAPAPASPSAPVPVEQAVLETFFSQLGIFSHDRAKDYVEREKESSKSAGPGWAGLLAALAHLAAAEKAYHSMSFLGQKLGGQSFFSRKDSIRTIYTSLHNELRKLVTTGRNSAAGTSPHLEELVSHLSEQLCFFIQARMEIADFYEKMYSLSTQKSIHSVEVVHALESVLQKYSSRFHHPILSPLESSFQLEVDVLTQLLKAQAEISEWKFLPSLLNLHSAHSKLHTWGQTFEKQRETRKHLFGGQTQKAFQPPHLFLWLTKLKTTLLAKFSFYFHEALSRQTAPSEMKALTAKTNPDYCGKVSSFIRKYDAENVSLIFDNRGLESFQGHGYHHPHSYREAPKGVDQYPAVVSLPSDRPLIHWPNVIMIMTDRATELNTLDKVVHFYDDKVQSTYFLTRPEPQFTIVVIFDSRKSEKDSHFLSFLNELSSSLKNSKPFASLKPGSKG